One Etheostoma cragini isolate CJK2018 chromosome 18, CSU_Ecrag_1.0, whole genome shotgun sequence DNA window includes the following coding sequences:
- the atf3 gene encoding cyclic AMP-dependent transcription factor ATF-3: MMLQHSGPSLADISCSAMVPCLSPPGTLTLDDFTNFTPLVKEELRLAIQSKRQSNGLSADISSDGASSSSDRASERYACGSGVRREITPQEHERRKRRRERNKIAAAKCRNKKKEKTETLQQESEKLETVNADLKAQIEELKQQKQQLVYMLNLHRPTCIVRAQNGQTPEDERNLFIQHIKESAFQLHDLTTSITSASLSPSVTTLAPLDGGHLTLDHIHCPGPL; encoded by the exons ATGATGCTGCAGCACTCGGGTCCCTCGCTGGCTGACATCAGCTGCTCGGCCATGGTGCCCTGCCTGTCGCCGCCGGGCACGCTCACCCTGGACGACTTCACCAACTTCACGCCGCTGGTGAAAGAGGAGCTGCGGCTGGCCATCCAGTCCAAGCGCCAGTCCAACGGGCTCAGCGCAGACATAAGCTCGGACGGCGCCAGCTCCAGCTCGGACCGAGCCTCGGAGCGCTACGCCTGCGGATCTGGAGTCAGGAGAGAG ATCACACCTCAGGAGCAcgagaggaggaagagacggagagagaggaACAAGATCGCTGCTGCTAAATGCCGCaacaagaagaaggagaagactGAGACTCTGCAGCAG GAGTCTGAGAAACTGGAGACAGTCAACGCCGACCTGAAGGCTCAGATCGAGGAGCTgaagcagcagaagcagcagctggTCTACATGCTCAACCTGCACCGGCCGACCTGCATCGTCCGAGCCCAAAACGGCCAAACGCCCGAGGACGAGAGGAACCTCTTCATCCAGCACATCAAGGAGAGCGCTTTCCAACTGCACGACCTCACCACCTCCATCACATCCGCCTCATTATCTCCCTCCGTCACCACGTTAGCACCTCTGGACGGAGGGCATCTGACCCTTGACCACATTCACTGTCCCGGTCCCCTATGA